The Candidatus Zixiibacteriota bacterium genome window below encodes:
- a CDS encoding efflux RND transporter periplasmic adaptor subunit has product MNTMKSRRLTYIKAALIILLMAGCSGKKDTESAVDVEKAVSIKGQIVVATDAVLNRVFTGTIEGEKQAVLTAKISEAVEAITAREGELVKADDIIIRLDRSGPTSNYIQTQSVFQNAEKNYFKMKNLYEAGAVSESAYDGALTEYEVAKANFEAARQTVEIKTPIAGMVTSVDISAGDYLYPGQTVATVASMDRLRMKLGVSATDIGLFRVGEKVAVFVESADLLAAEARIARVARSADPATRTFAVEIEIDNSARTLKPGMFGRARIAAVQMNDVIAIPRSAVIATGNADRVFVVNGDRVAARDVELGVDFDGTVEIKSGLNPGDTLVTVGQNYLEDGKLIKLVRYVNERGEEITL; this is encoded by the coding sequence ATGAATACAATGAAATCCCGGCGATTAACCTATATAAAGGCCGCTTTGATAATACTGTTAATGGCTGGATGTAGCGGTAAAAAAGATACCGAATCGGCAGTTGATGTCGAAAAGGCGGTTTCAATCAAGGGTCAGATTGTCGTTGCCACCGATGCGGTTCTTAACCGGGTTTTCACCGGGACCATCGAAGGTGAAAAACAGGCCGTATTGACAGCCAAGATTTCCGAGGCCGTGGAAGCCATTACCGCCCGGGAGGGCGAACTGGTTAAAGCCGATGATATCATAATCAGGCTTGATCGCAGTGGGCCGACCTCCAATTATATTCAAACCCAATCCGTTTTTCAGAATGCCGAGAAAAATTATTTTAAAATGAAGAATTTGTATGAGGCCGGGGCCGTCTCCGAATCGGCCTATGATGGCGCCTTGACCGAGTACGAAGTGGCCAAAGCCAATTTTGAGGCCGCCCGGCAAACGGTGGAAATCAAGACACCGATAGCGGGAATGGTAACTTCGGTTGATATCTCCGCCGGTGATTACCTCTATCCCGGGCAGACAGTGGCAACCGTGGCTTCAATGGATCGGTTGCGTATGAAATTGGGAGTCAGTGCCACCGACATTGGTCTTTTCCGGGTCGGGGAGAAGGTGGCTGTCTTTGTTGAGTCGGCCGATTTGTTGGCAGCCGAGGCCCGTATCGCCCGGGTGGCCCGTTCGGCGGACCCGGCCACAAGAACCTTTGCAGTCGAAATTGAAATCGACAACAGCGCTCGGACGCTGAAACCGGGGATGTTCGGCAGGGCGAGAATTGCGGCCGTGCAAATGAATGATGTCATCGCCATCCCCCGCAGTGCTGTTATCGCTACCGGTAATGCCGACCGGGTATTTGTTGTGAATGGTGACCGGGTGGCCGCCCGTGATGTCGAGCTGGGAGTAGATTTTGATGGCACTGTCGAAATAAAAAGCGGCCTTAATCCAGGAGATACGCTGGTAACGGTCGGGCAAAATTATCTCGAGGATGGTAAGCTTATCAAGTTGGTCCGCTATGTCAACGAAAGGGGAGAGGAGATCACACTGTGA